A genome region from Methanobacterium aggregans includes the following:
- a CDS encoding class III signal peptide-containing protein yields the protein MDDRAQISVELILFLAIVLAIVLVFATFIADANEKNIIETSVKLGADNATSTMALLDRSMQPLRVTSIDVTGSDPIVMTLHFSRPIDYNTQKYVAEGVVTSLISQGYDAESNYTDTNKLKGNVTLQKARHNYLIETA from the coding sequence ATGGATGATAGGGCACAAATTTCAGTTGAATTGATACTATTTCTGGCCATTGTACTGGCAATAGTCCTTGTCTTCGCTACTTTCATAGCCGATGCCAATGAAAAAAACATTATAGAAACTTCTGTGAAATTAGGTGCTGATAACGCCACTTCAACCATGGCACTGTTGGATAGGAGCATGCAACCTCTGAGGGTTACAAGTATAGATGTTACAGGAAGCGACCCAATAGTGATGACCTTGCATTTTTCAAGGCCCATTGATTACAATACTCAAAAGTACGTGGCTGAAGGAGTGGTAACCTCACTTATATCCCAGGGATATGATGCAGAATCTAACTACACAGATACAAATAAATTAAAGGGTAACGTGACATTACAAAAAGCAAGACATAACTATTTAATTGAAACTGCATAG